The Corynebacterium pseudopelargi genome contains a region encoding:
- a CDS encoding YhgE/Pip domain-containing protein, protein MFSSRSKPPLYSRKRRIAIRSAVVMVLVAPLLVAAAWMWSMWDPSHYLDEVKIAVVNEDKGVTQDGQKVNFGKDIEKGLLDTSYLNVEAVSTDQAGKGMRDGEYIATISIPQDFSRNIATVIDEKPSQADVIISYNDHYGTNTPLLTSGLIPGIQAGIQAGITEGYGQEILDGMNQLGAGLKEAADGAVQLDDGAGMLKDGTEQGIDGAHQLKDGTEQVRDGAGQVDDGVSQLLDGTRQLGDGAAQIDAGVGQLTDQLIPLARQAGAAADQIRPMIQVLRQLQLNQEADRLQGIVDTLSNSSPQGVANQLQMLKDGTAEMSRQLNSPSAEYLGGMLQLKDGTSQLAAGTVELDEGMGQMLDGTYQLDDGVRQLKDGTTQLRTGLVEGSAQAPQITDIPASSRQLAMPVAYSQDYQHPVQTLEDLNDPTSKQLSGGVTFILILVFGFLFMVLVSMLAPHILGCDRKRKPIRQVLGGFAICSAINTVLLFLLVWAGAQLGFSVLHRAAFAIGVVILATNATAFFQMLRVAFGRLIGGTLALGFFAYGVFSFGGVWPIQLTPKPLRLLHDIHPMTYARQLFIAGVEGDIDSSYYGAALLLVVLTIVCLSISVFVLNRRLRQAQERAAAAHAQTADEDTGELVNS, encoded by the coding sequence ATGTTTTCCTCCCGAAGCAAACCCCCGCTGTATTCACGTAAGCGTCGCATCGCGATCCGCTCCGCCGTGGTGATGGTGCTGGTGGCACCGCTGTTGGTGGCCGCGGCCTGGATGTGGTCGATGTGGGATCCCTCCCACTACCTCGACGAAGTCAAAATTGCCGTGGTCAACGAGGATAAAGGCGTGACCCAAGATGGCCAGAAGGTCAACTTTGGCAAGGACATTGAAAAAGGTCTGCTCGATACCAGCTACCTCAACGTTGAGGCCGTCTCCACCGATCAAGCCGGCAAGGGCATGCGCGATGGCGAATATATCGCCACCATTTCCATCCCCCAGGATTTCTCGCGCAACATCGCCACGGTGATCGACGAAAAGCCCAGCCAGGCAGATGTGATCATCTCCTATAACGATCACTATGGCACCAACACCCCGCTGCTGACCTCCGGTTTGATCCCAGGCATCCAGGCGGGCATCCAGGCCGGTATCACCGAAGGTTATGGCCAAGAAATTCTCGACGGCATGAACCAACTTGGTGCCGGTTTGAAAGAGGCAGCCGATGGCGCCGTGCAGCTCGACGATGGCGCCGGCATGCTCAAAGACGGCACCGAACAAGGCATTGATGGTGCACACCAACTCAAAGATGGCACCGAGCAGGTTCGCGACGGCGCAGGCCAGGTCGATGATGGCGTAAGCCAGCTTCTCGACGGCACCCGCCAACTCGGCGACGGCGCCGCCCAAATCGATGCAGGCGTTGGCCAACTAACCGATCAACTGATCCCCCTTGCCCGCCAAGCAGGTGCCGCAGCCGATCAGATCCGCCCCATGATCCAGGTGCTGCGCCAACTGCAGCTCAACCAGGAAGCTGATCGCCTCCAGGGCATCGTGGATACCTTGAGCAATTCCAGCCCCCAAGGCGTTGCCAACCAGCTACAAATGCTCAAAGACGGCACCGCCGAGATGAGCCGCCAGCTCAACAGCCCCTCTGCTGAATACCTCGGTGGCATGCTCCAACTCAAAGACGGCACCTCGCAGCTTGCCGCAGGCACTGTGGAACTCGACGAGGGCATGGGCCAGATGCTCGATGGCACCTATCAGCTTGACGACGGCGTGCGCCAGCTCAAAGACGGCACGACCCAATTGCGCACTGGCCTGGTAGAAGGCTCCGCGCAAGCACCACAGATCACCGATATTCCTGCTTCTTCGCGCCAATTGGCCATGCCAGTTGCCTACTCCCAGGATTATCAGCACCCGGTGCAAACCCTTGAAGATCTCAACGACCCCACCTCCAAGCAGCTCTCCGGTGGCGTGACCTTCATCTTGATCCTCGTCTTCGGCTTTCTGTTCATGGTGCTGGTGAGCATGTTGGCGCCGCATATCCTTGGCTGCGATCGCAAGCGCAAGCCCATTAGGCAGGTGCTCGGCGGCTTTGCCATCTGCTCGGCCATCAACACTGTGCTGCTGTTCTTGCTGGTGTGGGCTGGTGCTCAGCTTGGCTTCTCGGTGCTGCACCGCGCGGCCTTTGCCATCGGCGTGGTCATTTTGGCCACCAATGCCACGGCCTTCTTCCAGATGCTTCGCGTGGCCTTTGGCCGGCTGATCGGCGGCACCTTGGCGCTGGGATTCTTCGCCTACGGTGTATTCAGCTTCGGTGGCGTGTGGCCAATCCAGCTCACCCCGAAGCCGCTGCGCCTCTTGCACGATATTCACCCCATGACCTACGCTCGCCAGCTCTTTATCGCAGGTGTGGAAGGTGATATTGATAGCTCCTACTATGGCGCGGCACTACTGCTGGTGGTGCTGACCATCGTCTGCCTTTCCATCTCGGTATTCGTGCTCAACCGCCGGCTGCGCCAGGCGCAAGAGCGCGCCGCGGCAGCGCATGCACAAACTGCCGATGAAGATACCGGCGAGCTGGTGAATTCCTAG
- a CDS encoding FAD-binding oxidoreductase, whose translation MSFSIWGSEQEAKPLSKSLQSLVGKVVGNTTPRPAPELAEVKISECALDAAQLEALEAICGAGYVSTEREQRIPRARGKSYFDLLDWRVDQVIDVPDAVVAPKSNEQVLELLQWASKSSVAVVPFGGGTSVVGGVSPLRGRFNAVISLDLTRFDAIEDVDSISGEATLGAGMSGPQAEIALAKYGLQLGHFPQSFPYATIGGFAATRSSGQNSAGYGRFDEMVASMEVVTPQGIMTVGDAAPASAAGPDLKELFMGSEGTFGIITKVRLKVHAIPEAKAYEAFVFPDFASGVAAVRAVEQHKTGPTVIRLSDEIESATNLTSTDAIGEQESAAPHGCLCLTMYEGTREHVASRHEETRNLLLEMGGTSLGEAPVRKWEKGRFGAPVLRDALLDAGVLCETFETATTWSNVPNLKKAITAAVTEALGEGNSVALVLCHVSHVYANGCSLYFTILGAQDEAPIEQWRHAKLSILRAITEHNGTITHHHAVGTDHADFMQQEVGQLGLGILRAVKDHLDPQGVLNPGKLLP comes from the coding sequence ATGTCATTTTCCATTTGGGGCTCGGAGCAAGAAGCCAAGCCCCTGAGCAAAAGCCTGCAATCGCTCGTGGGCAAAGTGGTAGGAAATACCACCCCGCGCCCTGCCCCCGAACTCGCCGAGGTCAAGATCAGCGAATGCGCCCTGGATGCGGCACAGCTTGAAGCTCTCGAAGCAATCTGTGGTGCAGGCTATGTCTCCACCGAACGCGAACAGCGCATCCCCCGCGCACGCGGCAAGTCCTACTTTGACCTGCTGGATTGGCGCGTAGACCAGGTCATCGATGTACCCGATGCCGTGGTGGCGCCAAAGAGCAATGAGCAGGTGCTGGAATTGCTGCAGTGGGCGTCGAAAAGCTCTGTGGCCGTTGTCCCCTTCGGCGGCGGCACCTCGGTGGTTGGCGGTGTTTCCCCGCTGCGCGGCCGCTTCAATGCGGTGATCAGCCTGGATCTCACCCGCTTTGATGCCATCGAAGATGTGGATTCCATCAGCGGCGAAGCCACCTTGGGCGCCGGCATGTCCGGCCCACAGGCAGAAATCGCGCTGGCCAAATATGGCTTGCAGCTTGGCCACTTCCCCCAATCCTTCCCCTACGCCACCATCGGCGGCTTTGCCGCAACCCGCTCCTCTGGCCAGAACTCTGCAGGCTATGGGCGTTTTGATGAGATGGTCGCTTCCATGGAAGTGGTCACCCCTCAAGGCATCATGACGGTGGGCGACGCAGCGCCTGCTTCTGCAGCAGGTCCTGACCTCAAGGAGCTGTTCATGGGCTCCGAGGGCACCTTCGGCATCATCACCAAGGTGCGCCTGAAGGTACACGCGATCCCCGAGGCCAAGGCCTATGAAGCATTCGTCTTCCCCGACTTTGCTAGCGGTGTGGCCGCAGTTCGCGCCGTTGAGCAGCACAAGACCGGCCCGACGGTGATCAGGCTTTCCGACGAAATCGAATCGGCAACCAACCTCACCTCCACCGATGCCATTGGCGAGCAAGAATCCGCAGCACCGCATGGCTGCCTGTGCCTGACCATGTATGAAGGCACCCGCGAGCACGTTGCCTCTCGCCACGAAGAAACCCGCAACCTCCTGCTGGAAATGGGTGGCACCTCCTTGGGTGAGGCACCTGTGCGCAAGTGGGAGAAGGGACGCTTTGGCGCCCCGGTGCTTCGCGACGCCCTCCTGGATGCAGGCGTGCTGTGCGAAACCTTCGAAACTGCCACCACCTGGTCTAATGTGCCGAATCTAAAAAAGGCGATTACCGCCGCTGTAACCGAGGCCTTGGGCGAAGGGAACTCGGTGGCACTGGTGCTCTGCCACGTTTCTCACGTATATGCCAATGGCTGCTCTTTGTACTTCACCATCCTGGGTGCCCAGGATGAGGCCCCCATTGAGCAGTGGCGCCACGCAAAGCTTTCTATTCTTCGTGCCATTACTGAGCACAACGGAACCATCACCCACCACCACGCCGTGGGCACCGATCACGCAGACTTCATGCAGCAGGAAGTAGGCCAGCTTGGCCTGGGCATCCTGCGGGCTGTGAAGGATCACCTCGACCCACAGGGCGTGCTCAACCCAGGAAAGCTCCTGCCATGA
- a CDS encoding glycerol-3-phosphate dehydrogenase/oxidase — MNTALNAVRREADLDYLASDPDDIDLIVIGGGITGVGIALDATSRGLNTVLLERRDFGFGTSRWSSKLAHGGLRYLTKLEVGIAMHSAKERGLLMEHNAPHLIRALPQVALLASDTNLVQKVAMRLGFIAGDMLRIAAGTSSKILPRSRYANKQETLQMCPTALQDDLRGSWVNYDGQMVDDARIVAAVARTAAGEGARILNYTEVTHAEGTAVEFHDAIGGRDLRVRAKAVINATGVWAGTVDEDIRVRPSRGTHLVVDAATLGNPTGALTVPLPGSISRYVFLVPQQYGRVFIGLTDEDTPGPIPDVPDTPEEDIDFILEAINHGLGTKLQRSDVIGAFTGLRPLIDTGEGGSTADLSRRHSTIEASNGLISIVGGKYTEFRLMAEEAIDEVLKRKGMRAGSCRTTNLPYVGAPTHPGSLRVNGADLAGLPETMVQRYGYESPKVVAAAQAAIERPLDKVAGLDITRAEVAFAISHEGALNADDVLDRRTRIGLVQRDRDAAEQEVTEIVEQMLEYIKENQS; from the coding sequence ATGAACACCGCACTCAACGCCGTGCGCCGGGAAGCTGACCTGGACTACCTTGCCAGCGATCCCGATGATATCGACCTCATCGTCATCGGTGGTGGCATCACCGGCGTGGGTATTGCCCTCGACGCCACCTCCCGCGGATTAAACACCGTGCTGCTTGAACGCCGCGACTTCGGCTTCGGCACCTCGCGGTGGTCCTCCAAGCTGGCGCACGGTGGCCTGCGCTACCTGACCAAACTTGAGGTAGGCATTGCCATGCACTCCGCCAAAGAGCGCGGCTTGCTCATGGAACACAACGCCCCGCACCTCATCCGCGCACTCCCGCAGGTGGCCCTGCTTGCCAGCGATACCAACCTGGTGCAAAAAGTAGCCATGCGCCTGGGCTTTATTGCAGGCGATATGTTGCGCATCGCAGCGGGCACCAGCTCGAAGATCCTGCCGCGTTCTCGTTATGCCAATAAGCAAGAAACGCTGCAGATGTGCCCCACCGCCCTGCAAGACGATCTGCGCGGATCCTGGGTCAACTACGACGGCCAAATGGTTGACGATGCCCGCATCGTGGCCGCCGTTGCCCGCACCGCAGCAGGCGAGGGCGCAAGGATCCTCAACTACACCGAGGTCACCCACGCCGAAGGCACGGCCGTGGAATTCCACGATGCCATTGGTGGGCGTGATCTTCGCGTCCGCGCCAAGGCCGTAATCAACGCAACTGGTGTGTGGGCAGGCACGGTGGATGAAGATATCCGCGTGCGCCCATCGCGCGGCACGCACCTCGTGGTGGATGCAGCAACCCTGGGCAATCCCACCGGTGCGCTTACTGTGCCGCTGCCTGGTTCCATCTCGCGCTACGTGTTCTTGGTGCCGCAGCAGTATGGCCGCGTCTTTATCGGGCTGACCGACGAAGACACCCCAGGCCCAATCCCCGATGTGCCAGATACCCCGGAAGAAGACATCGACTTCATCCTCGAGGCCATCAACCACGGCCTTGGCACCAAGCTGCAGCGCAGTGATGTGATCGGTGCATTTACCGGTCTGCGCCCGCTGATCGATACCGGCGAGGGCGGTTCCACCGCAGATCTTTCGCGTCGCCACAGCACCATCGAGGCCTCCAATGGCCTGATCTCCATCGTTGGCGGCAAGTACACCGAATTCCGACTCATGGCAGAAGAAGCCATCGACGAAGTGCTCAAGCGCAAGGGCATGCGCGCTGGATCCTGCCGCACCACCAACCTTCCCTATGTGGGTGCTCCCACCCACCCCGGCAGCTTGAGGGTCAATGGAGCCGATTTAGCCGGCCTGCCAGAAACCATGGTGCAGCGCTATGGCTATGAATCCCCGAAGGTAGTAGCCGCAGCGCAGGCAGCAATTGAGCGCCCCCTGGATAAGGTCGCAGGCCTCGATATCACCCGTGCAGAAGTGGCCTTTGCTATCAGCCACGAAGGTGCGCTGAATGCCGATGACGTACTGGATCGTCGTACCCGCATTGGCCTGGTCCAGCGTGACCGCGATGCAGCGGAGCAAGAAGTAACAGAGATCGTGGAGCAGATGCTCGAATACATCAAGGAGAACCAGTCATGA
- the rplN gene encoding 50S ribosomal protein L14, translated as MIQQESRLRVADNTGAREILCIRVLGGSTRRFAGIGDTIVATVKEATPGGNVKAGEVVKAVIVRAKKETRRPDGSYIRFDENAAVIIKNDNEPRGTRIFGPVARELRDKKFMKIVSLAPEVI; from the coding sequence GTGATTCAGCAAGAATCGCGTCTGCGGGTTGCCGATAACACTGGTGCACGTGAAATTCTGTGCATCCGCGTACTCGGTGGCTCCACCCGACGCTTCGCTGGTATCGGCGACACCATTGTCGCTACCGTGAAGGAAGCAACCCCCGGCGGCAACGTCAAGGCCGGCGAGGTTGTTAAGGCCGTAATCGTTCGTGCGAAAAAGGAAACCCGTCGTCCGGACGGCTCCTACATTCGTTTCGATGAGAACGCTGCCGTGATCATCAAGAACGACAATGAGCCCCGCGGTACCCGTATCTTCGGCCCCGTGGCTCGTGAGCTTCGCGATAAGAAGTTCATGAAGATCGTTTCGCTCGCACCGGAGGTGATCTAA
- a CDS encoding PucR family transcriptional regulator, translating to METSFINLQWLLSQQQLNLQLHCDSEQEIHVVQPTELLDPTPFLQPNALVLLVGLAFEHHPEHFSAYVANLAQHRVSAIGFGTGLVFEQVPEALIQAAQREGIGLFEVPRDTPFVSISSLIAREFRHRATSQQRALYASQTALQHAAMQEGLQGVMLKLAQSLNLAAVLRDSDQRILAQADPRGVRSSDTALRMVQHRLTPIGDRAIELATYRETALNSFDRAMIKQACRLCDLLLQRPEQLRAARSMLNELALKVLLGQTTDPSSLDAIFNRIADGSGRVRPVLIHSNDPQQIAKALSTVDQELRLVERELCTVSFGEDAALVLFRGNRSAKNILTLFREHTQKLRIGIDVEQPWAEITKESLYHLLTSVRALKLGEHFSAQTNRMLWTQDPAVRAALDFRAQETIERLKVYDQQNRTELYRTLAVYLQQGNSIARAAEVLGIHRHTVRTRVGLAAQVCEADLSDPVSCAELLLLVISRQEH from the coding sequence TTGGAAACTTCTTTTATTAACTTGCAGTGGCTGCTTAGCCAACAACAGCTCAACCTGCAGCTTCACTGCGATTCGGAACAAGAAATCCACGTGGTACAACCCACCGAGCTGCTCGACCCAACCCCCTTCCTCCAACCCAACGCCCTCGTGCTTTTGGTGGGCCTGGCCTTTGAACATCACCCCGAACACTTCAGCGCCTATGTAGCCAACCTCGCCCAACACCGCGTGAGCGCAATCGGCTTTGGCACGGGATTGGTATTTGAGCAGGTGCCCGAGGCCTTAATCCAGGCAGCCCAACGCGAAGGCATCGGGCTATTCGAGGTGCCCAGAGATACCCCCTTTGTTTCAATCAGCAGCTTGATTGCTAGGGAATTTCGCCACCGAGCCACCAGCCAGCAGCGCGCGCTTTATGCCTCTCAAACCGCGCTGCAGCACGCGGCCATGCAAGAAGGCCTTCAGGGTGTGATGCTCAAACTGGCCCAAAGCCTCAATTTGGCCGCGGTCCTTCGCGATAGTGATCAGCGCATCCTTGCCCAGGCTGATCCGCGAGGAGTGCGATCCTCTGATACCGCCTTGCGCATGGTTCAGCATCGCCTCACCCCCATCGGCGATCGAGCCATTGAGCTTGCCACCTACCGCGAAACAGCGCTGAATAGTTTTGATCGCGCCATGATTAAGCAGGCATGCAGGCTGTGCGATTTGCTCTTGCAGCGCCCCGAGCAACTCAGAGCAGCGCGCAGCATGCTCAATGAATTGGCCTTAAAAGTGTTACTTGGGCAAACCACCGACCCAAGCTCTTTAGATGCAATTTTTAATCGCATTGCCGATGGCTCAGGGCGCGTGCGCCCCGTGCTGATCCACTCCAATGATCCTCAACAAATTGCCAAAGCACTAAGCACCGTGGATCAGGAATTACGCCTGGTAGAACGCGAATTATGCACTGTGAGTTTTGGCGAAGACGCAGCACTCGTGCTCTTTCGCGGCAATCGCAGCGCAAAGAATATCCTCACGCTTTTTCGCGAACACACCCAAAAACTACGCATCGGTATCGATGTGGAACAACCGTGGGCAGAAATTACTAAAGAATCGCTCTACCACCTGCTCACCTCGGTGCGAGCTTTAAAGCTGGGGGAACACTTCAGCGCCCAAACCAATAGGATGCTGTGGACCCAAGACCCAGCCGTGCGCGCCGCCTTGGATTTTCGAGCCCAAGAAACCATCGAGCGGCTCAAGGTATATGACCAGCAAAACCGCACCGAGCTCTACCGCACCCTGGCGGTGTACCTCCAGCAGGGCAATTCCATTGCCAGGGCCGCAGAGGTGCTCGGCATTCACCGCCACACCGTGCGCACCCGCGTGGGCTTAGCAGCGCAGGTATGCGAGGCCGATCTTTCAGATCCGGTCAGTTGCGCAGAATTGCTCCTGCTGGTGATTAGCCGGCAGGAGCATTAA
- the rplX gene encoding 50S ribosomal protein L24 has protein sequence MKIRKGDMVLVISGPDKGAKGKVIQAFPKEDKVLVEGVKRIKKHVANSAPERGAESGGIVTQESKIHVSNVMLLDAEGTPTRVGYRFDENGKKVRISRRTGKDI, from the coding sequence ATGAAAATCCGTAAAGGCGATATGGTCCTCGTGATCTCTGGCCCCGACAAGGGCGCCAAGGGCAAGGTTATCCAGGCGTTCCCCAAGGAGGACAAGGTTCTCGTTGAGGGCGTGAAGCGCATCAAGAAGCACGTCGCTAACTCCGCACCCGAGCGCGGTGCTGAGTCCGGCGGCATCGTGACCCAAGAGTCGAAGATCCACGTTTCCAACGTGATGCTCCTCGACGCCGAGGGCACCCCCACCCGCGTGGGCTACCGCTTCGATGAGAACGGCAAGAAGGTCCGTATCTCGCGTCGTACCGGGAAGGACATCTAA
- a CDS encoding diacylglycerol kinase — protein MNDIKIAKREINKIALLTNPAAGKGLAKHKSNRAEARFHQLGVDVISIAGSSPENSAELAKEALESGVDALVVCGGDGLINLALQAQANTDTPLGIIPAGTGNDHAREYGIPLDPERAAEVVVEGVSVRTDLGKMRTDDGHERYFGTCVTQGFDSIVTERANTISWPKGSARYVAAIVLEFLHFHSIPCRIFLDDELVVDEPITLAAVGNTRSYGGGMQICPDARHNDGLLDLTVLGRMNRYNVARKFPKIYTGNIRGEEGLSQYRAKKIRIEMPDMPVYADGDRFDVLPIEYTVEEHAGLYLIPRP, from the coding sequence ATGAACGACATCAAGATTGCCAAGCGCGAGATCAACAAAATCGCGCTGTTGACCAACCCTGCTGCCGGTAAAGGCCTGGCCAAGCACAAAAGCAACCGCGCCGAAGCACGTTTTCACCAGCTCGGCGTGGATGTGATCAGCATTGCTGGCTCAAGCCCCGAGAATTCTGCAGAGCTTGCCAAAGAGGCACTCGAATCCGGTGTGGATGCACTGGTGGTTTGCGGCGGCGATGGTCTGATTAACTTAGCCCTGCAAGCCCAGGCCAACACTGATACCCCCTTGGGCATCATCCCCGCCGGCACTGGCAATGACCACGCCCGCGAATACGGCATCCCGCTGGATCCCGAGCGCGCCGCCGAAGTGGTTGTAGAAGGCGTAAGCGTGCGCACCGATCTAGGCAAGATGCGCACCGATGATGGCCACGAGCGCTACTTTGGCACCTGTGTTACCCAAGGCTTCGACTCGATCGTGACCGAGCGTGCGAACACCATTTCTTGGCCCAAGGGTTCTGCACGCTATGTGGCAGCCATCGTGTTGGAGTTCTTGCACTTCCACTCCATCCCCTGCCGGATCTTCCTCGACGATGAACTCGTGGTGGATGAGCCCATTACCCTAGCGGCGGTGGGCAATACCCGCTCCTATGGCGGCGGCATGCAAATCTGCCCGGATGCTCGCCACAACGATGGCCTGCTGGATCTCACGGTGCTTGGCCGCATGAATCGCTATAACGTGGCCAGGAAGTTCCCCAAGATCTACACCGGCAATATCCGTGGCGAAGAAGGCTTGAGCCAGTACCGCGCCAAGAAGATCCGCATTGAGATGCCCGATATGCCCGTCTATGCCGATGGCGACCGCTTTGATGTGCTGCCCATCGAATACACGGTAGAAGAACATGCAGGGCTCTACCTGATCCCTAGGCCATAG
- a CDS encoding SDR family oxidoreductase produces the protein MALKHSEDLEHRGHCLITGAKGGIGQATCDLLLEHGYSVSRWDLPEVDVSDPESIAHHLQALPAPVDYLIHTAGVLRPDSALQPDWDAIRQSVAINLEGVIATCSPIAQQMAARKRGAIVVVTSNAAAVPRSGMAAYGASKAAAKSWVHTLGLELAPYGVRCNTVSPGSTDTPMLRGMWHEPSDTETQLKQRHQEVIAGNPEAYRLGIPLQRVATPEDIAQACLWLISPQSRHITMHDLRVDGGATLDA, from the coding sequence ATGGCTTTGAAGCACTCTGAGGATTTAGAACACCGCGGCCACTGTCTTATCACCGGCGCCAAGGGCGGTATTGGGCAGGCCACCTGCGATTTGCTGCTTGAGCACGGCTATAGCGTGTCGCGGTGGGATCTACCAGAAGTAGATGTGAGCGACCCGGAATCTATTGCCCATCACCTCCAAGCACTGCCGGCACCTGTGGATTACCTCATCCACACCGCCGGAGTGCTACGCCCCGATAGCGCCTTGCAGCCCGATTGGGACGCGATCCGGCAAAGCGTGGCCATCAACCTCGAAGGCGTGATCGCCACATGTTCTCCGATTGCCCAACAAATGGCCGCACGCAAACGAGGTGCCATCGTGGTGGTGACCTCCAATGCCGCAGCGGTACCGAGAAGCGGCATGGCCGCCTATGGAGCATCAAAGGCTGCCGCAAAAAGCTGGGTCCACACCCTTGGCCTTGAGCTCGCCCCCTATGGGGTTCGCTGCAATACCGTCTCCCCCGGCTCCACCGACACACCAATGCTTCGCGGCATGTGGCATGAGCCCAGCGATACCGAAACCCAGCTCAAGCAGCGCCACCAGGAGGTGATTGCAGGCAACCCCGAGGCTTATCGCCTAGGCATTCCGCTGCAGCGAGTCGCCACCCCGGAAGACATCGCGCAGGCATGCCTTTGGCTCATTAGCCCGCAATCTCGGCACATCACCATGCATGACCTGCGAGTAGATGGCGGGGCTACCCTAGACGCTTAG
- the rplE gene encoding 50S ribosomal protein L5: protein MSENYTPRLKTRYREEIRTKLNDEFSYENVMQIPGITKVVVNMGVGDAARDSKLINGALEDLTLITGQKPELRRAKKSIANFKLREGMPIGARVTLRGDRMWEFLDRLLTVALPRIRDFRGLSDQQFDGHGNYTFGLTEQTMFYEIDVDKVDRPRGMDITVVTTATNNEEGRALLRELGFPFKKNEK from the coding sequence ATGAGCGAGAACTACACTCCCCGTCTTAAGACCCGCTACCGCGAAGAGATCCGCACCAAGCTCAACGACGAATTCTCCTACGAGAACGTCATGCAGATCCCCGGTATTACCAAGGTTGTTGTGAACATGGGTGTGGGCGACGCTGCCCGCGACTCCAAGCTCATCAACGGCGCTCTTGAGGATCTCACCCTCATCACCGGTCAGAAGCCCGAGCTGCGTCGCGCCAAGAAGTCCATCGCGAACTTCAAGCTGCGTGAAGGCATGCCCATCGGTGCTCGCGTCACCCTGCGTGGCGACCGCATGTGGGAATTCCTCGACCGTCTGCTCACCGTGGCTCTGCCGCGTATTCGCGACTTCCGCGGTCTGTCTGACCAGCAGTTCGACGGCCACGGCAACTACACCTTCGGCCTGACCGAGCAGACCATGTTCTACGAAATCGACGTAGACAAGGTGGATCGTCCCCGCGGTATGGACATCACCGTGGTTACCACCGCCACCAACAACGAAGAAGGCCGCGCCCTGCTGCGCGAGCTCGGCTTCCCCTTCAAGAAGAACGAGAAGTAA
- the panD gene encoding aspartate 1-decarboxylase encodes MLRTMLKSKIHRATVTQADLHYVGSCTIDADLMDAADILECEKIDIVDIDNGNRLSTYAISGERGSGIISINGAAARLISPGDLVIIIGYGIFNSEELEQYAPKVVFVNDRNQQVELGHDPADAPAGSGLSNPRTPH; translated from the coding sequence GTGTTACGCACCATGCTGAAATCGAAAATTCACCGGGCTACCGTCACCCAGGCAGACCTGCACTACGTGGGATCCTGCACCATTGACGCAGACCTCATGGACGCCGCCGACATTCTCGAATGCGAAAAGATCGACATCGTCGATATTGATAATGGCAATAGGCTGAGCACCTACGCGATTAGCGGCGAGCGTGGTTCCGGGATTATCAGTATCAATGGCGCTGCCGCACGATTGATTAGCCCCGGTGACCTCGTCATCATTATCGGTTACGGGATCTTCAATTCCGAGGAACTAGAGCAGTACGCACCCAAGGTGGTGTTTGTTAATGATCGTAACCAGCAGGTGGAGTTGGGTCATGATCCAGCAGATGCTCCAGCAGGTTCGGGATTGTCTAACCCCCGCACACCGCACTGA
- a CDS encoding TetR/AcrR family transcriptional regulator, with product MSTDVDEAIMLAARTQVVQMGIRRTTMSSVARGAKISRPTLYARFSGKDALISKLLTHELLTVVAEGKRLPDTGSGFVEALMDAARAVASNEVVKAIVEEQPELLGTYFFRRLGESQVRIIGALERKIAQIQRNAPHTICHRDPHAAATMCCSVLQHFAISARIFDPVLRAQRSGSTWDQELQVMLEGYLLP from the coding sequence ATGAGCACCGATGTAGACGAGGCGATCATGCTCGCCGCACGCACCCAAGTAGTGCAGATGGGCATTCGTCGTACCACCATGTCTTCGGTTGCTCGGGGAGCGAAGATTTCGCGCCCCACGCTCTATGCGCGTTTTAGTGGAAAAGACGCGCTCATCAGCAAACTTCTCACCCATGAGTTGCTCACCGTCGTCGCCGAGGGCAAGCGCCTGCCGGACACGGGCAGCGGCTTCGTCGAAGCGCTCATGGATGCCGCCCGCGCGGTGGCAAGCAATGAAGTGGTCAAGGCAATCGTCGAAGAGCAACCGGAGCTGCTTGGCACCTACTTTTTTCGACGCCTTGGAGAATCACAGGTGCGCATCATCGGTGCGCTTGAGCGAAAGATCGCCCAGATCCAACGCAACGCCCCACACACCATCTGCCACCGCGACCCCCACGCCGCAGCCACGATGTGCTGTTCGGTGCTGCAGCACTTTGCTATCAGCGCCAGAATTTTCGACCCCGTACTGCGAGCCCAACGCTCAGGCAGCACCTGGGATCAAGAACTACAAGTCATGCTAGAAGGGTATCTACTGCCATGA